TGTCTATTTTCTTGAATTTCTGAGTTAGTAAATTCTACAGTTCCATTTTCAGCTTCTTTTATCTCTATAGGAAATCCCAAATATAATAGCTCTACTTTACTTCCTATTGGAACATTTTCTCTAATTACAAAATTTCTTCCAACTTTAAAATAGCCTTTTTCTTTTCTAAAAATAACTTCCCACTCTCTAGCTTCACCTATTGCTTTTAAATTACTTACTTCAAAAGAATGATCCTTCCATATATCTGGATAATATAGCGATACATCCCCTAACTCTTTATTTCTTATATCATACCCTAAAGTAAACTCACCATATAACAGCCCACCTTGATACTCAACATTTCCACTCCAATCAGTATCAAATTTATTATCTCCCTCTTGTCTTTCAGTATATGCTTCAATATCCAAACCTATATTTCCTAAATCAAAAAGACTATTCTTATTTGTAAACATCATCTCTCCAGCATTTTGAGATTCAATTAATCCATCTTGTACATTTCTTAAATACATTTTTATTTCTTCTGGAGTTTCAAAAGATAATGACATCGCTATTTTATAATCTTCATTATCTATTCTAAAAGATTTTAAAAATATTTTTTTAAATAACTCACTTTCTATATAGAAATCACTATCTGTTACAATTAGCTCTTTATCACTATAAGATATTTTTTTTTCATCTTTAATTCCTGATATAGTTTTATTCTTTGTATTTATTATTATCTCTTCAGCATTTGTCCCTAATTTAAAAACTAGATTTCCATCTAAAATATCATAATTTTTAAATCCAATTACATTAAAAAAATTTATAATTGGAAAATATTCTTTAATTTCCTCCTTTATAACTGGATAAATTTCACTCACTTTTAACCCATTGACACTCAAAGAAAAAAATTCTTTACCTGAACTAGTTCCCTGTAACTCATTTTTAAAAATTTCGTACTCCTCACTTGAAATCATGTTTAAATCTTTTAATTTATTTAAATCTTCCATTGTATAATCACTTGCTAGTATTATAGTGGTAGATATCATTAAATACATCATAACTTTTCTTATCATAAAACACCTCCTGTCTAATTAGTTTTATATCGATAATTTGGAAATCTCTTGATTAGTGTCTTGTTCTCGTATTATAAGATTTTTATATTTTTGTATTTTTTTTATATCACTTTTCTCTAAAACTTCATGTGATAATACTGATAAATCTATCTCCTCTCCTTTTAAAACTCTTATTTTTCCTAATACATATTCATCTTTTTTATTTCCATTAGTTAAAACTAACAAAACTTTTGCTCTACGTTCTCCATTATTTTTAACTTTTCCAGCAACTTTTATTTTACTTCCTTCAAAATTTAGATTTAATTTTTTAAACTCTAATTTTGGTTGAATATCACCTACATAACCTGCTATATCCATTTTTAGATGAGTTAATATCTGTATAGCATTGCTATCATTCTTTTTTTCTAAATTGGGTACGATACTCTCTTTTATTTCCAATGTTGCTAAATATTCTCCTTTTAAGGTAGATGAAGGAGCTTTAATAAAAAGTTTAATTTTTTCTTTTCTCCCAGGTTTTATTGTTATCGTTTTTGGATAATATTCTATCCAATCTTTCATACTGTTTTTTATATTTGTATCACTTAAAGAAATAGTATACCTAATTGGTTTTTGTGTTTTGTTATACAAAGTGAACTCCTGATTACTCCCTACCCCATCTATAGGCTTATCAAAATAAATAGGATGAATATTGATATACGCGAAAAGATTTAAAGTGAATAAGAAAAAGATAATTATAATTTTTTTCATAAAAAAATCCCCCTTTTTTATATTAATTACTCAAAAATGAGGAGAAGAATATTCTCCTCTATTTTAAATAATTA
The sequence above is drawn from the Cetobacterium somerae ATCC BAA-474 genome and encodes:
- a CDS encoding FixG Ig-like domain-containing protein, which codes for MKKIIIIFFLFTLNLFAYINIHPIYFDKPIDGVGSNQEFTLYNKTQKPIRYTISLSDTNIKNSMKDWIEYYPKTITIKPGRKEKIKLFIKAPSSTLKGEYLATLEIKESIVPNLEKKNDSNAIQILTHLKMDIAGYVGDIQPKLEFKKLNLNFEGSKIKVAGKVKNNGERRAKVLLVLTNGNKKDEYVLGKIRVLKGEEIDLSVLSHEVLEKSDIKKIQKYKNLIIREQDTNQEISKLSI